One Streptomyces sp. R28 DNA window includes the following coding sequences:
- a CDS encoding helix-turn-helix domain-containing protein, which yields MGLRANPTYRQRRYGSEIRAVREGAGLTATRAAEVMGMNASHISTVESGRTGLSADRLRLLAAAGCEDSTYVEALVELGQADGKGWWTEYRERARPSLLDLAELEDAATEVINYEPLFVPGLLQTRAYAAAIHQCGYARATSQEHELAVDFRMQRQRVLAGERPTHLHAIVHEAALHPSLGDPGIMREQLQRLIEVSRLPHVTLQVLPFDGPVPFGTSFTLIVPSVRRLGTVIVSHIEKSLYLGDAEALARYEELFASLRAVALSPVDAGVPPEGHATKDSLGLIQRLLYPLL from the coding sequence ATGGGACTCAGGGCGAACCCCACGTACCGGCAACGGCGGTACGGGTCCGAGATTCGTGCTGTACGTGAGGGGGCAGGGCTCACCGCGACCCGGGCTGCTGAGGTGATGGGGATGAATGCCTCACACATCAGCACCGTGGAGTCCGGTCGTACGGGGCTGTCTGCGGATCGACTCCGCCTCCTCGCTGCTGCTGGTTGCGAAGACTCTACCTATGTTGAGGCGCTGGTCGAGCTGGGGCAAGCGGACGGTAAGGGCTGGTGGACGGAGTACCGGGAGCGTGCTCGACCCTCGTTGCTCGACTTGGCGGAACTGGAGGACGCGGCGACCGAAGTAATCAACTATGAACCGCTGTTCGTGCCGGGGCTGCTGCAGACCCGGGCGTACGCCGCGGCCATCCACCAATGTGGATACGCGCGCGCCACGAGTCAGGAGCATGAACTGGCCGTCGACTTCCGCATGCAACGCCAGCGTGTGCTCGCGGGCGAGCGCCCGACGCACCTTCACGCGATCGTCCATGAGGCCGCTCTGCACCCGTCGCTTGGAGATCCGGGCATCATGCGGGAGCAACTACAGCGACTGATCGAGGTGTCCCGGCTGCCTCACGTGACGCTCCAGGTGCTGCCGTTCGATGGTCCGGTGCCGTTCGGTACGTCGTTCACGCTCATCGTCCCCTCCGTGCGACGGCTCGGCACCGTGATCGTGTCGCACATCGAGAAGTCGCTGTACCTGGGGGACGCCGAAGCCCTTGCCAGATACGAAGAGTTGTTCGCTAGCCTTCGAGCGGTGGCGCTCTCTCCGGTGGACGCGGGGGTCCCTCCCGAGGGGCATGCCACCAAGGACTCGCTGGGGTTGATCCAGCGGCTCCTGTATCCGTTGCTCTAG
- a CDS encoding ABC transporter ATP-binding protein: MSSTTPLLDVSGLTKHFPIKGGFPIRRTVGHVQAVDGLDFQVGEGESLGLVGESGCGKSTTGRLITRLLEPTAGKILYQGKDITHANRKQLAPVRSEIQMIFQDPYASLNPRHTVGKIIAGPMEINDINPAGGREKRVRELLEIVGLNPEHYNRFPHEFSGGQRQRIGVARALALEPKLIVADEPVSALDVSIQAQVVNLLQKVQQELGIAFLFIAHDLAVVRHFSHRVAVMYLGKIVEIADRDDLYGNPRHPYTRALLSAVPEATVDETPARERIRLQGDVPSPINPPSGCRFRTRCWKATEKCATEAPPLVQVEGNKPGHLTACHYPETADTVPAPRLSKDSQPAV; the protein is encoded by the coding sequence ATGAGCAGCACCACTCCCCTCCTGGACGTCTCCGGGCTGACCAAACACTTCCCGATCAAGGGCGGTTTTCCGATCCGCCGCACGGTCGGCCACGTCCAGGCCGTCGACGGCCTGGACTTCCAGGTCGGCGAGGGCGAGAGCCTCGGCCTGGTCGGCGAGTCCGGCTGCGGCAAGTCGACGACGGGCCGCCTGATCACGCGCCTCCTGGAGCCGACGGCCGGCAAGATCTTGTACCAGGGCAAGGACATCACGCACGCCAACCGCAAGCAGCTGGCGCCGGTCCGCTCCGAGATCCAGATGATCTTCCAGGACCCGTACGCCTCGCTGAACCCGCGGCACACGGTCGGCAAGATCATCGCCGGCCCGATGGAGATCAACGACATCAACCCGGCCGGCGGCCGCGAGAAGCGCGTCCGTGAGCTGCTGGAGATCGTCGGCCTCAACCCGGAGCACTACAACCGCTTCCCGCACGAGTTCTCCGGCGGCCAGCGCCAGCGCATCGGCGTCGCCCGGGCCCTGGCCCTGGAGCCGAAGCTGATCGTGGCGGACGAGCCGGTCTCGGCCCTCGACGTCTCCATCCAGGCGCAGGTCGTGAACCTGCTGCAGAAGGTGCAGCAGGAGCTGGGCATCGCCTTCCTGTTCATCGCCCACGACCTGGCCGTCGTACGGCACTTCTCACATCGCGTCGCGGTCATGTACCTCGGCAAGATCGTCGAGATCGCCGACCGCGACGACCTGTACGGCAACCCGCGCCACCCCTACACCCGGGCGCTGCTGTCCGCCGTGCCCGAGGCGACCGTGGACGAGACCCCCGCCCGCGAGCGCATCCGCCTCCAGGGCGACGTCCCTTCGCCCATCAACCCGCCCTCCGGCTGCCGCTTCCGCACCCGCTGCTGGAAGGCGACGGAGAAGTGCGCGACCGAGGCCCCGCCGCTGGTCCAGGTCGAGGGCAACAAGCCCGGCCATCTGACGGCCTGCCACTACCCGGAGACGGCGGACACGGTCCCCGCGCCGCGCCTCTCCAAGGACTCGCAGCCGGCGGTCTGA
- a CDS encoding amidohydrolase family protein, whose protein sequence is MALHLRGTLLPRGTTRDLWILGDRITFDRPSAEAETVADGGYLLPGLVDVHTHPGSPSEGEPAFDPDAFAEQIAAHRDAGTTALRFPGLLGEIPDGLREAPDAPRMITAGRWLAWAGLSKSADFHTVTDDLVAAAVAQAKAHDGWCKLMGDWDFEADPVPYDILRAVTDAVHAAGGRVAAHCQSAQGVLNAARAGIDSIEHGMGMPEECVELMAGHGTVYVPTLTAFDRSAPRIKDNPRARLWHEGHRIMIRRVREAHDAGVTVLAGTDSAPFGNVATEVEHLIAAGLPADVAVGAASWTARDFLGLPGLVEGGLADVTVYDADPRREPGVLRHPRRIVLRGRVVR, encoded by the coding sequence GTGGCCCTTCACCTCCGCGGCACCCTCCTCCCCCGCGGCACCACCCGCGACCTCTGGATCCTCGGCGACCGCATCACCTTCGACCGCCCGTCGGCCGAGGCGGAGACAGTGGCCGACGGTGGCTATCTCCTCCCGGGCCTGGTCGACGTGCACACGCACCCCGGGTCCCCGTCCGAGGGCGAACCCGCCTTCGACCCCGACGCCTTCGCCGAGCAGATCGCCGCACACCGGGACGCCGGGACGACCGCGTTGCGGTTCCCGGGGCTGCTCGGCGAGATCCCGGACGGGCTGCGCGAGGCGCCCGACGCGCCCCGCATGATCACTGCCGGGCGCTGGCTGGCCTGGGCGGGGCTGTCCAAGAGTGCCGACTTCCACACCGTCACCGACGACCTCGTGGCCGCCGCCGTCGCGCAGGCCAAGGCCCACGACGGCTGGTGCAAGCTCATGGGCGACTGGGACTTCGAGGCGGATCCGGTGCCGTACGACATCCTGCGCGCCGTGACCGACGCGGTGCATGCGGCCGGGGGGCGGGTCGCCGCGCACTGCCAGTCGGCGCAAGGTGTACTCAACGCCGCTCGTGCCGGGATCGACTCGATCGAGCACGGGATGGGGATGCCGGAGGAGTGCGTCGAGCTGATGGCCGGCCACGGGACCGTCTACGTCCCCACCCTCACCGCCTTCGACCGCAGCGCACCCCGCATCAAGGACAACCCCCGCGCCCGCCTCTGGCACGAAGGCCACCGCATCATGATCCGCCGGGTCCGCGAGGCCCACGACGCCGGCGTCACCGTCCTCGCCGGCACCGACTCCGCCCCCTTCGGCAACGTCGCCACCGAGGTCGAGCACCTCATCGCCGCCGGCCTGCCCGCCGACGTCGCGGTGGGCGCGGCGAGCTGGACGGCGCGGGACTTCCTGGGGCTGCCGGGGCTGGTCGAGGGCGGGCTCGCCGACGTCACCGTGTACGACGCGGATCCGCGACGGGAGCCGGGCGTGCTGCGGCACCCGCGGCGCATCGTGCTGCGGGGGCGGGTCGTGCGCTGA
- a CDS encoding ABC transporter ATP-binding protein, with protein MTSTDQQPFLSIKDLKVHFSTEDGTVKAVDGLSFDLVRGKTLGIVGESGSGKSVTNLTILGLHNPDSTKVEGSITLDGEELNGASEKKLEKLRGNKMSMIFQDALTSLSPYHTIGKQIGETYRKHTGCSKKAARDRAIEMLRRVGIPQPEVRVDDYPHQFSGGMRQRAMIAMALVCDPELLIADEPTTALDVTVQAQIMDLLKDLQKEFGTAIIFITHDLGVIADIADDVLVMYGGRCVERGTKKEVLRDPQHPYTWGLLSSMPSLDHPVDVPLNPIPGSPPSLLNPPSGCRFHPRCTFAEKVDGGLCSSERPLLEIVDGRGSACHLTAEQRGEYFSDLAGSAAN; from the coding sequence GTGACGAGCACCGATCAGCAGCCCTTCCTCTCCATCAAGGACTTGAAGGTGCACTTCTCGACCGAGGACGGCACCGTCAAGGCCGTCGACGGTCTGTCCTTCGACCTCGTACGCGGCAAGACGCTGGGCATCGTGGGCGAGTCCGGGTCCGGCAAGTCGGTCACCAACCTGACCATCCTGGGCCTGCACAACCCGGACAGCACCAAGGTCGAGGGCTCGATCACCCTGGACGGCGAAGAGCTGAACGGCGCCTCGGAGAAGAAGCTGGAGAAGCTCCGCGGCAACAAGATGTCGATGATCTTCCAGGACGCGCTGACCTCCCTGTCGCCGTACCACACCATCGGCAAGCAGATCGGTGAGACGTACCGCAAGCACACGGGCTGCTCCAAGAAGGCGGCCCGGGACCGGGCGATCGAGATGCTCAGGCGGGTCGGGATCCCGCAGCCGGAAGTCCGTGTGGACGACTACCCGCACCAGTTCTCCGGCGGTATGCGCCAGCGCGCGATGATCGCGATGGCGCTGGTGTGCGACCCGGAACTGCTGATCGCCGACGAGCCGACCACGGCACTCGACGTGACGGTTCAGGCCCAGATCATGGACCTCCTGAAGGACCTCCAGAAGGAGTTCGGCACGGCGATCATCTTCATCACGCACGACCTCGGTGTCATCGCCGACATCGCGGACGACGTGCTGGTGATGTACGGCGGCCGGTGCGTGGAGCGCGGCACGAAGAAGGAGGTGCTGCGCGACCCGCAGCACCCCTACACCTGGGGCCTGCTCAGCTCCATGCCGAGCCTGGACCACCCGGTGGACGTGCCGCTGAACCCGATCCCGGGATCGCCGCCGTCGCTGCTGAACCCGCCGTCGGGCTGCCGTTTCCACCCGCGGTGCACCTTCGCCGAGAAGGTCGACGGAGGCCTGTGCTCGTCGGAGCGTCCGCTGCTGGAGATCGTCGACGGACGCGGCTCCGCCTGCCACCTCACCGCCGAACAGCGCGGCGAGTACTTCTCCGACCTGGCCGGCAGCGCCGCCAACTGA
- a CDS encoding ABC transporter permease translates to MTPPTPSAAAPLEVTDESTEKSITSPAPSANESKSPGQLAWRRFKRDRTGVIAACTVIFFFVIAFCAPLIANLYGKDPYTTYGLNNPGLLGDNGLPVKPNGGIDGEFWFGIEPQLGRDLFTFLLYGIRNSLLICTAITLLVVIVGVVMGVTAGYVGGKTDWFIGRVIDILLAFPSQLFFVAFTPVVLALFVSPEENTPVWLTVACLIGLLTVFGWASIARLLRGQVLALREREFVEAAKVTGASPARIIFKELLPNLWTPILIQATLNLPLMVTTEAGLAYLGVGIQDPTPDWGVMIGQAAQVYQDDITFLLFPGVSMVIFVLAFNLLGDSVRDALDPKTKR, encoded by the coding sequence ATGACCCCCCCAACTCCATCAGCGGCTGCCCCGCTTGAGGTGACGGACGAGAGCACCGAGAAGTCGATCACTTCTCCCGCCCCCTCGGCCAACGAGAGCAAGTCCCCGGGACAGCTGGCTTGGCGACGCTTCAAGCGGGACCGTACGGGCGTCATCGCGGCGTGCACCGTGATCTTCTTCTTTGTGATCGCGTTCTGTGCGCCGCTGATAGCCAACCTGTACGGGAAGGACCCGTACACGACGTACGGGCTGAACAACCCGGGGCTGCTGGGCGACAACGGCCTCCCCGTGAAGCCCAACGGCGGGATCGACGGCGAGTTCTGGTTCGGTATCGAGCCCCAGCTCGGCCGGGACCTCTTCACCTTCCTGCTCTACGGCATCCGTAACTCCCTGCTCATCTGCACGGCCATCACGCTCCTCGTCGTGATCGTCGGTGTAGTGATGGGTGTCACCGCGGGCTACGTGGGCGGCAAGACGGACTGGTTCATCGGCCGGGTCATCGACATCCTGCTGGCCTTCCCCTCGCAGCTGTTCTTCGTGGCCTTCACCCCCGTGGTGCTCGCCCTGTTCGTGTCGCCCGAGGAGAACACGCCGGTCTGGCTCACCGTGGCCTGCCTCATCGGCCTGCTCACCGTCTTCGGCTGGGCCTCCATCGCCCGACTACTGCGCGGCCAGGTACTGGCCCTGCGCGAGCGGGAGTTCGTCGAGGCGGCCAAAGTCACGGGGGCATCTCCGGCACGCATCATCTTCAAGGAGCTGCTGCCCAATCTCTGGACGCCGATCCTCATCCAGGCGACGCTCAACCTGCCGTTGATGGTGACCACGGAGGCGGGCCTTGCCTACCTCGGCGTGGGCATCCAGGACCCGACGCCGGACTGGGGCGTCATGATCGGCCAGGCGGCCCAGGTCTACCAGGACGACATCACCTTCCTGCTCTTCCCGGGCGTGTCCATGGTGATCTTCGTCCTGGCGTTCAACCTCCTCGGTGACTCGGTGCGCGACGCACTCGACCCGAAGACCAAGCGCTGA
- a CDS encoding ABC transporter substrate-binding protein: protein MSFSRRNFLIATGVVAASSSVLTACSSGDTTSNSGGGKQDAAKADATVVKIGTAEDSKGPAPEVSGAKKGGTVYLLNDDDFSHLDPQRIYYAWNSLAAMVLSRTLTGYKIADDGSMTLVGDLATDTGTMKDGGKTWSFTLKDGVKWEDGSDITVDDVRHGIERCFANFITEGAFYVQAWLTGSSDYRKSYPGPYGGKHLKSIETSGKTITFRLSEARPDFNYVLAMHSYAPTPVKKDTKQDYDKKPVSSGPYKVKTHVTDKSMTLVRNENWDPATDPIRNAYPDQFDFTFGIEQLTAIDRLLADAGKDQYATSWRTIPQERIQKAQTEAKDRVFSELGSGVSVYWINTGRVKDKAVREAIVKAWPTAAIRQLQGGAVRGDYATGIMSPLVAGYESQDVWGKLKNPAGDPKAAKAILKKAGKSGYKVVYAYQNDPTQAKIKVVVENALKAAGFEVVTKGIDSTTWYDQVGKLDNQFDVYWGGWSSDWPTGYSVFQPLFDSKNVVDQGQNYSHLKDPAIDAAIKAATAETDQDKANKMWAALDKQVTETAAFVPDVYMRRIYMHGSKLGNVKMDPNFDGSMLYKMYVKS, encoded by the coding sequence ATGTCCTTCTCGCGTAGAAACTTCCTGATAGCTACGGGCGTCGTGGCGGCGTCGAGCTCCGTGCTCACCGCGTGCAGCAGCGGCGACACCACCAGCAACAGCGGTGGCGGCAAGCAGGATGCGGCCAAGGCCGACGCGACCGTCGTCAAGATCGGCACCGCCGAGGACTCCAAGGGCCCGGCCCCGGAGGTCTCCGGCGCGAAGAAGGGCGGCACCGTCTACCTGCTGAACGACGACGACTTCTCGCACCTCGACCCGCAGCGCATCTACTACGCGTGGAACTCGCTCGCGGCGATGGTCCTCTCCCGCACGCTGACCGGCTACAAGATCGCGGACGACGGCTCCATGACCCTGGTCGGCGACCTCGCCACCGACACGGGCACCATGAAGGACGGCGGCAAGACCTGGTCCTTCACCCTGAAGGACGGCGTCAAGTGGGAGGACGGCTCCGACATCACTGTCGACGACGTCCGCCACGGCATCGAGCGCTGCTTCGCCAACTTCATCACCGAGGGCGCCTTCTACGTCCAGGCCTGGCTGACCGGCTCGTCGGACTACCGCAAGTCGTACCCGGGCCCGTACGGCGGCAAGCACCTGAAGTCGATCGAGACCAGCGGGAAGACCATCACCTTCCGCCTCTCCGAGGCGCGTCCCGACTTCAACTACGTCCTGGCGATGCACTCCTACGCGCCGACCCCGGTGAAGAAGGACACCAAGCAGGACTACGACAAGAAGCCGGTCTCCAGCGGCCCCTACAAGGTCAAGACGCACGTCACCGACAAGTCGATGACCCTGGTCCGCAACGAGAACTGGGACCCGGCCACGGACCCGATCCGCAACGCCTACCCGGACCAGTTCGACTTCACCTTCGGCATCGAGCAGCTGACGGCGATCGACCGTCTGCTGGCCGACGCCGGCAAGGACCAGTACGCCACCAGCTGGCGCACCATCCCGCAGGAGCGCATCCAGAAGGCGCAGACCGAGGCCAAGGACCGGGTCTTCTCGGAGCTGGGCAGCGGCGTCAGCGTCTACTGGATCAACACCGGCCGGGTCAAGGACAAGGCCGTCCGCGAGGCCATCGTCAAGGCCTGGCCGACCGCCGCGATCCGTCAGCTGCAGGGTGGCGCGGTCCGCGGTGACTACGCGACCGGCATCATGAGCCCGCTCGTGGCCGGCTACGAGTCGCAGGACGTCTGGGGCAAGCTGAAGAACCCGGCGGGCGACCCGAAGGCCGCGAAGGCGATCCTGAAGAAGGCCGGCAAGTCCGGTTACAAGGTCGTCTACGCCTACCAGAACGACCCGACCCAGGCGAAGATCAAGGTCGTCGTCGAGAACGCCCTGAAGGCGGCCGGCTTCGAGGTCGTCACGAAGGGCATCGACTCCACGACCTGGTACGACCAGGTCGGCAAGCTCGACAACCAGTTCGACGTCTACTGGGGCGGCTGGTCCTCCGACTGGCCGACCGGTTACTCGGTGTTCCAGCCGCTGTTCGACAGCAAGAACGTCGTCGACCAGGGCCAGAACTACTCGCACCTGAAGGACCCGGCCATCGACGCCGCCATCAAGGCCGCGACCGCCGAGACCGATCAGGACAAGGCCAACAAGATGTGGGCCGCCCTGGACAAGCAGGTCACCGAGACCGCCGCCTTCGTCCCCGATGTGTACATGCGCCGCATCTACATGCACGGCTCCAAGCTCGGCAACGTCAAGATGGACCCGAACTTCGACGGCAGCATGCTCTACAAGATGTACGTCAAGTCCTGA
- a CDS encoding DUF397 domain-containing protein — MTQLRWQKSSFSEGGADTCVEVALDSAGCLRLRESDTPSAVIAPAQSALAALIDRLKEQASSGS, encoded by the coding sequence ATGACTCAGCTCAGGTGGCAGAAGTCCAGCTTCAGTGAGGGAGGAGCGGACACCTGCGTAGAAGTCGCGCTCGACTCTGCCGGATGCCTCCGCTTGCGTGAGAGCGACACTCCCAGCGCCGTCATTGCCCCGGCCCAGTCTGCTCTCGCGGCGCTGATCGACCGGCTCAAGGAGCAGGCATCGTCCGGCAGTTGA
- a CDS encoding ABC transporter substrate-binding protein translates to MRGATNAGWAACAVAVALAATACGGGGDSGGGSGGDGGAVLSSSWTDPQNPLEPANTNEVQGGKVLSMIFRGLKQYDPKTGEAEDMLAERIETSDSRNYTVTVKDGWTFSDGEKVTAKSFVDAWNYGASLRNNQKNAYFFSYIEGYDQVHPAKGEQSAETMSGLKVTGERTFTVRLSQKFSSFPDTLGYNAFVPLPRAFYDDHDGWLAKPVGNGPYAVESYTKGSEMRLTKWDAYPGEDAALNGGVTLKVYTDNNTAYTDLMAGNLDLVDDVPAQQLKNVANDLGDRYLNTPAGIIQTLAFPFYDKNWNKAGSVKVRKGLSRAINREQITDTIFQKTRTPATDWTSPVLGADGGYKEGLCGEWCQYDAAAAKKLIKEGGGLPGGQVKITYNADTGSHKLWVDAVCNSINNALDNDRACVGNPIGTFADFRSKSTTQKLAGPFRAGWQMDYPLTQNFLQPLYYTDASSNDGKWSNEEFDKLVDEANAETDPARAVETFQKAEAVVRDNMAAIPLWYQNGSAGWSERLSNVALNPFSVPVYDQIKVG, encoded by the coding sequence ATGCGTGGAGCCACGAACGCCGGATGGGCCGCCTGCGCGGTGGCGGTCGCACTCGCGGCGACGGCCTGCGGAGGCGGAGGTGACAGCGGTGGTGGCAGCGGTGGTGACGGCGGCGCGGTGCTCAGCTCCTCGTGGACGGATCCGCAGAACCCGCTGGAGCCGGCCAACACCAATGAGGTGCAGGGCGGCAAGGTGCTCTCCATGATCTTCCGCGGGCTGAAGCAGTACGACCCGAAGACCGGCGAGGCCGAGGACATGCTCGCCGAGCGGATCGAGACCTCCGACTCGCGGAACTACACCGTCACCGTCAAGGACGGCTGGACCTTCAGCGACGGCGAGAAGGTCACCGCCAAGTCCTTCGTGGACGCCTGGAACTACGGGGCGAGCCTGAGGAACAACCAGAAGAACGCCTACTTCTTCAGCTACATCGAGGGCTACGACCAGGTCCACCCGGCCAAGGGCGAGCAGAGCGCCGAGACGATGTCCGGGCTGAAGGTCACGGGCGAGAGGACCTTCACGGTCAGGCTCAGCCAGAAGTTCTCGAGCTTCCCCGACACCCTCGGCTACAACGCCTTCGTCCCGCTGCCCCGGGCGTTCTACGACGACCACGACGGCTGGCTGGCCAAGCCGGTCGGCAACGGCCCGTACGCCGTCGAGTCGTACACCAAGGGCTCCGAGATGCGCCTGACGAAGTGGGACGCCTACCCGGGCGAGGACGCGGCGCTCAACGGCGGCGTCACCCTCAAGGTCTACACGGACAACAACACGGCCTACACCGACCTGATGGCCGGCAACCTCGACCTCGTCGACGACGTACCGGCCCAGCAGCTGAAGAACGTCGCGAACGACCTCGGCGACCGCTACCTCAACACCCCCGCCGGCATCATCCAGACGCTCGCCTTCCCCTTCTACGACAAGAACTGGAACAAGGCCGGCTCGGTCAAGGTCCGCAAGGGGCTGTCCCGGGCAATCAACCGCGAGCAGATCACCGACACCATCTTCCAGAAGACCCGCACCCCCGCCACCGACTGGACCTCACCCGTCCTCGGCGCGGACGGCGGCTACAAGGAGGGGCTGTGCGGTGAGTGGTGCCAGTACGACGCCGCCGCGGCGAAGAAGCTGATCAAGGAGGGCGGCGGGCTGCCCGGCGGCCAGGTGAAGATCACGTACAACGCGGACACCGGCTCCCACAAGCTGTGGGTGGACGCCGTCTGCAACTCCATCAACAACGCCCTGGACAACGACCGGGCCTGCGTCGGCAACCCGATCGGCACCTTCGCCGACTTCCGCAGCAAGAGCACCACCCAGAAGCTCGCCGGTCCCTTCCGGGCGGGCTGGCAGATGGACTATCCGCTGACCCAGAACTTCCTCCAGCCGCTCTACTACACCGACGCCTCCTCCAACGACGGCAAGTGGTCCAACGAGGAGTTCGACAAGCTCGTCGACGAGGCGAACGCCGAGACCGACCCCGCCCGGGCCGTGGAGACGTTCCAGAAGGCCGAGGCGGTCGTCCGGGACAACATGGCGGCCATCCCGCTCTGGTACCAGAACGGCAGCGCGGGCTGGTCCGAGCGGCTGTCGAACGTGGCCCTCAACCCGTTCAGCGTCCCCGTATACGACCAGATCAAGGTGGGCTGA
- a CDS encoding ABC transporter permease: protein MLRFLVRRLLGAVITLLIISAVTFMLFYAVPRDPARIACGKLCTPETLELIRHNMGISDPMPVQFWHWLSGIFLGREYPGFGHCDAPCLGYSFVNREPVLATILDRFPTTFSLFLGSSVVYLVFGVGTGMLAAVKQGKPLDKIASSASLVASSMQIYFVGTLALYLLVYQWQVLDQPGYTPFTDDPGAWFSGLLLPWLILALIFTANYTRMTRSQMVEQLQEDYVRTARAKGLSRSNVFFRFAWRGAMGPIVTIFGIDVGVLLGGGMITEKTFSIQGIGMLSIKSVYSNDLPMLLGVMVITAAFVVLANIVVDACYALIDPRIRLA, encoded by the coding sequence ATGCTTCGCTTCCTAGTCCGCCGGCTCCTCGGCGCCGTGATCACGCTGCTGATCATCAGCGCGGTCACGTTCATGCTCTTCTACGCGGTGCCGCGCGACCCGGCCCGGATCGCCTGCGGCAAGCTCTGCACCCCGGAGACGCTGGAGCTGATCCGCCACAACATGGGGATCTCGGACCCGATGCCGGTCCAGTTCTGGCACTGGCTCTCGGGCATCTTCCTCGGCCGTGAGTACCCGGGCTTCGGTCACTGCGACGCGCCGTGCCTCGGCTACTCCTTTGTCAACCGCGAGCCTGTCCTGGCCACCATCCTCGACCGGTTCCCGACGACGTTCTCCCTGTTCCTCGGCTCGTCCGTGGTGTACCTGGTCTTCGGAGTCGGCACCGGCATGCTGGCCGCCGTGAAGCAGGGCAAGCCCCTGGACAAGATCGCCAGCAGCGCCTCGCTGGTCGCCTCGTCGATGCAGATCTACTTCGTGGGCACGCTGGCTCTGTACCTCCTCGTGTACCAGTGGCAGGTCCTGGACCAGCCCGGGTACACGCCTTTCACCGACGACCCGGGCGCATGGTTCAGCGGACTGCTGCTCCCCTGGCTGATCCTGGCGCTGATCTTCACCGCCAACTACACCCGTATGACCCGCTCCCAGATGGTCGAGCAGCTCCAGGAGGACTACGTCCGAACGGCCCGGGCCAAGGGCCTGTCCCGTTCGAACGTGTTCTTCCGCTTCGCCTGGCGTGGCGCGATGGGGCCGATCGTCACCATCTTCGGCATCGACGTGGGCGTCCTCCTCGGCGGCGGCATGATCACCGAGAAGACCTTCAGCATCCAGGGCATCGGCATGCTCTCCATCAAGTCCGTGTACAGCAACGACCTGCCCATGCTGCTCGGCGTGATGGTGATCACCGCCGCCTTCGTCGTCCTCGCCAACATCGTCGTCGACGCCTGCTACGCCCTCATCGACCCACGCATCAGGCTCGCCTGA
- a CDS encoding DUF6247 family protein, translating into MSTAAQPGSGDSVAAQPASTPEDLRATLAQLAPDALSTFDAERSAALQQAREQVSAAPMRRFVGQWAVYVALERHPERAARLRSLEARAATTERLEEARTIAAEIGRILDMACAEAGVERAEGV; encoded by the coding sequence ATGAGCACCGCCGCACAGCCTGGCTCCGGCGACTCCGTCGCCGCCCAGCCGGCCAGTACGCCAGAGGATCTACGGGCCACCCTCGCGCAACTGGCACCCGATGCCCTATCCACATTCGACGCCGAACGGTCTGCGGCTCTCCAGCAGGCGCGTGAGCAGGTCAGCGCGGCTCCGATGCGCCGTTTTGTGGGGCAGTGGGCGGTGTACGTGGCTCTGGAGCGCCATCCCGAGCGGGCCGCCAGGCTTCGCTCCCTGGAGGCACGGGCCGCTACCACCGAGAGACTGGAGGAAGCCCGGACCATCGCGGCCGAGATCGGCCGGATCCTCGACATGGCGTGTGCTGAGGCCGGGGTCGAGCGGGCAGAGGGCGTGTGA
- a CDS encoding ATP-binding protein — MERTTDDFRVTVWDHGSGAPTPLTASGDDERGPGLGIVETCADQWGVRDYPYGKAVWFSVSPKVNGGEA; from the coding sequence ATGGAGCGCACCACGGACGACTTCCGGGTCACCGTGTGGGACCACGGCTCAGGCGCGCCGACTCCACTCACCGCCTCCGGTGACGACGAGCGCGGACCGGGACTCGGCATTGTCGAGACGTGCGCCGATCAATGGGGCGTGCGGGATTACCCGTACGGCAAGGCCGTGTGGTTCAGCGTCTCTCCGAAGGTGAACGGGGGCGAGGCGTGA